The Leptospira venezuelensis genome contains a region encoding:
- the atpA gene encoding F0F1 ATP synthase subunit alpha, which yields MKIKTDEITSVLKQEILNYKKDLGVEEVGTVLEVGDGIARVFGLRNVMAGELVEFQNGVRGQAFNLEDNSVGVIIYGDYKNIREGFSVKRIGKILEVPVGPEMLGRVVNPLGEPLDGKGPINTKHTRAVESPAPGISKRQPVEEPLQTGIKSIDAMIPIGRGQRELIIGDRGTGKTSIALDTIINQKGSGVICVYVAIGQKASTVATIVEKLKAVGALDYTIVVSATAADPAPLQYIAPYSGCSFAEYFMYNEKKATLVVYDDLSKQAVAYRQMCLLLRRPPGREAYPGDVFYLHSRLLERAAKLDEKYGAGSLTALPIIETQEGEVSAYIPTNVISITDGQIYLQSNLFASGVRPAVDVGISVSRVGSAAQIKAMKQVAGKMKLELAQFRELEAFAQLGTDLDPITQAQLDRGYRIVEMLKQPVSSPYPVEEQVVEIFAVTRGHMDKVPVPKVREFGAHLLNVLRTQQPEVLNAIRTEKKISDEGKLGEVIASIAADFVRNLK from the coding sequence ATGAAAATTAAAACAGACGAAATTACGTCGGTCCTCAAACAGGAAATTTTAAATTATAAAAAAGATCTGGGTGTCGAAGAAGTCGGAACTGTTCTGGAAGTAGGGGACGGTATCGCTCGAGTTTTCGGTCTCAGAAACGTGATGGCTGGAGAACTTGTGGAATTCCAAAACGGAGTTCGCGGTCAGGCATTCAACTTGGAAGACAATTCCGTGGGTGTGATCATTTACGGAGATTACAAAAACATCCGTGAAGGATTCTCCGTAAAAAGAATTGGAAAAATCTTAGAGGTTCCGGTAGGACCGGAAATGCTCGGACGTGTGGTAAACCCACTTGGTGAGCCTCTGGATGGAAAAGGACCGATCAATACCAAACATACTCGTGCGGTAGAAAGTCCTGCTCCTGGTATTTCCAAAAGACAACCGGTCGAAGAGCCTCTTCAAACCGGTATCAAAAGTATCGACGCAATGATCCCGATAGGCCGTGGACAAAGGGAGTTGATCATTGGAGACCGTGGAACTGGTAAAACTTCCATCGCTCTGGATACGATCATCAACCAAAAAGGTTCCGGCGTTATCTGCGTTTACGTAGCGATCGGACAGAAAGCTTCCACTGTAGCGACTATCGTGGAAAAACTAAAAGCAGTTGGAGCTCTCGATTATACCATCGTGGTTTCCGCAACTGCTGCTGATCCTGCTCCTCTACAATATATTGCGCCGTATTCTGGCTGTTCTTTTGCAGAATACTTCATGTATAATGAGAAAAAAGCTACCTTAGTTGTTTATGATGACTTATCAAAACAAGCGGTTGCTTATCGCCAAATGTGTCTTCTTCTTCGTAGACCTCCGGGCCGCGAAGCTTATCCTGGAGACGTATTTTATCTCCACTCTCGCTTATTAGAAAGAGCGGCTAAATTGGACGAAAAATATGGAGCAGGTTCCTTAACCGCGCTTCCTATCATCGAGACCCAAGAAGGTGAGGTTTCTGCTTATATTCCGACTAACGTGATTTCGATCACTGACGGTCAGATTTATCTGCAATCCAACTTATTCGCATCCGGGGTTCGTCCTGCAGTGGATGTGGGTATCTCTGTATCTCGTGTTGGTTCCGCAGCTCAGATCAAAGCGATGAAACAAGTCGCTGGAAAAATGAAATTGGAATTAGCTCAGTTCAGAGAGTTAGAAGCATTCGCTCAACTTGGAACTGACTTAGATCCAATCACTCAGGCTCAGTTGGACAGAGGATATCGCATCGTCGAGATGTTGAAACAACCTGTTTCCAGCCCTTATCCTGTAGAAGAACAAGTGGTCGAAATTTTCGCGGTAACCAGAGGACATATGGACAAGGTTCCAGTTCCTAAGGTGAGAGAGTTCGGAGCACATTTATTAAACGTTCTTCGCACACAACAACCGGAAGTTTTGAACGCTATTCGCACCGAAAAGAAAATTTCGGACGAAGGAAAACTGGGAGAGGTTATCGCCTCTATCGCAGCTGACTTTGTTAGGAACCTGAAGTAA
- a CDS encoding aldolase/citrate lyase family protein gives MKEQIDRKIIELRRHLISLKQSYPIVGLKGGTETEDMDSDEIRALHIVAKDLVPVTVKIGGPEARTDIRMLVKEEIEGISAPMIESSYALKNFISTLKSMLSPVTFSKVTKAINLETITGYKNMLEIADSSAFEDLDQVTAARSDLSASMGMIPDDKEVMKVTRTIIAISKDRGKKTSVGGTITKQNFRKIAEEIRPDKINSRHVCVDAMKSLEKFPEEVAEVMLQFEIELYDLFSLLKPEKAYGYKNRMETNRERIGSRKVLYSIR, from the coding sequence GTGAAAGAGCAGATAGACCGCAAAATTATCGAACTTCGCCGCCACCTGATTTCTCTGAAACAGAGCTATCCTATCGTAGGATTGAAAGGAGGCACGGAAACGGAAGATATGGATTCGGACGAGATCCGAGCGCTTCATATCGTGGCTAAAGATTTGGTTCCGGTCACTGTTAAGATCGGCGGACCGGAGGCCAGAACAGATATCCGTATGCTCGTGAAAGAAGAGATCGAAGGTATTTCTGCACCTATGATCGAATCTTCGTACGCTCTTAAAAATTTTATTTCTACTCTTAAAAGTATGCTAAGTCCTGTGACTTTTTCCAAGGTCACTAAGGCTATCAACCTGGAGACAATCACAGGTTATAAAAATATGTTGGAGATTGCTGACTCCAGTGCTTTCGAGGATCTGGATCAGGTGACTGCTGCAAGATCTGATCTCTCGGCTTCTATGGGAATGATCCCTGATGATAAAGAAGTGATGAAAGTTACTCGCACTATCATTGCGATCTCCAAAGACAGAGGTAAAAAAACTTCTGTAGGCGGTACGATCACCAAACAAAATTTCAGAAAGATAGCTGAAGAGATCCGTCCTGATAAGATCAACTCCAGACATGTTTGTGTGGACGCTATGAAATCTCTGGAAAAATTTCCGGAAGAAGTAGCAGAAGTTATGCTACAATTCGAGATCGAATTGTATGATCTATTCTCTCTTCTAAAACCAGAGAAGGCCTACGGCTATAAGAATAGAATGGAAACCAACCGAGAAAGGATTGGGTCCAGAAAGGTTCTCTATTCCATTCGGTAA
- the lepB gene encoding signal peptidase I, with translation MSQPKGSTFLKKLPTWIQEIFGEESVDSSLSFFFIVLLVLAFKSSVLDANNIPSGSMLPTLKIGDFLFVNKMRYSLRLPFTDIELKRYDDPKRGDIVTFIPPDGAVSPEEKEGWFPKRFVKRVIGLPGDRIRIVKVLHERDGFPTVYGRIEYMGKGKTDFSAYDFKDAEKGNLFDDLDDDAAVQYYLFKESKPGFEHYVIEGNMRPYNHEFKEADCFQITGCVIPDDHYMMMGDNRTNSSDSRFWGFVPRDNILGKAALIYFSINWKDHVCAYKSAEDLGLNGDSAQKYDPEEFRSKCGDIGSNMNWFKSTIFYRIPRMQVRWYRIGTVLE, from the coding sequence ATGAGCCAGCCGAAGGGCAGTACCTTTTTGAAAAAACTTCCTACATGGATCCAAGAAATCTTTGGAGAAGAATCCGTAGATTCCTCACTCTCCTTCTTTTTTATCGTTTTATTAGTTTTAGCTTTTAAATCCTCAGTATTGGACGCGAACAATATTCCATCGGGTTCTATGCTCCCCACTTTGAAGATAGGGGATTTTCTGTTCGTAAATAAAATGAGATATTCTCTCAGACTTCCTTTTACGGATATCGAACTCAAAAGATACGATGATCCTAAAAGAGGAGATATCGTAACCTTTATCCCGCCAGATGGAGCAGTCTCGCCTGAAGAGAAAGAAGGCTGGTTTCCAAAAAGATTCGTAAAAAGAGTGATCGGTCTTCCTGGGGATAGGATTCGAATCGTAAAGGTGCTACATGAGAGAGATGGATTTCCTACTGTCTATGGCAGAATAGAATATATGGGAAAAGGAAAAACAGACTTCTCCGCTTATGATTTCAAGGATGCAGAAAAGGGAAATCTATTCGATGACTTGGACGATGACGCAGCAGTCCAATATTATCTTTTTAAAGAAAGTAAACCTGGCTTTGAGCACTATGTCATCGAAGGAAACATGCGCCCTTATAATCATGAATTCAAAGAGGCAGACTGTTTTCAGATTACAGGTTGTGTGATCCCGGATGATCATTATATGATGATGGGAGACAATCGAACGAATTCTTCTGACTCTAGATTTTGGGGATTTGTTCCTAGGGACAATATACTTGGAAAAGCTGCATTGATCTATTTCTCCATCAATTGGAAAGACCATGTATGCGCTTACAAAAGTGCAGAAGACTTGGGGCTAAACGGAGACTCCGCGCAAAAATACGATCCGGAAGAATTTAGATCGAAATGTGGAGACATTGGTTCTAATATGAACTGGTTCAAGAGTACTATATTCTATAGAATACCTAGAATGCAGGTCCGTTGGTATAGGATCGGAACCGTATTAGAATAA
- a CDS encoding F0F1 ATP synthase subunit B codes for MFLLAADRGLGALLDVNPGLIIWTLITFTIVVIILKVFAWDVILKALDERAETIQNDIRKAADVRSEAESLLKDYETRIAQAKDQANGIVAEAKSDATNLKNKMLDDASKEVKALKDTALKDIELAKSKALAELQGQIVDMTVQVAALVLEKQLKADDYKSFIENELGKIKKLSA; via the coding sequence TTGTTTCTCTTGGCAGCTGACAGGGGATTAGGCGCACTACTAGACGTTAATCCGGGTCTGATCATTTGGACCCTGATTACCTTCACAATAGTCGTCATTATCCTTAAAGTTTTCGCTTGGGATGTGATCCTCAAAGCTCTGGATGAAAGAGCTGAGACCATCCAAAACGATATTCGTAAGGCTGCTGACGTACGTTCCGAAGCGGAATCTTTGCTGAAAGATTATGAAACAAGAATCGCTCAAGCAAAAGACCAAGCTAACGGAATCGTAGCGGAAGCCAAATCGGACGCTACTAACCTGAAAAACAAAATGTTGGATGATGCTTCGAAAGAAGTGAAGGCTCTTAAAGATACTGCACTGAAAGATATCGAACTCGCAAAATCCAAAGCATTGGCAGAACTCCAAGGACAGATCGTGGACATGACCGTTCAAGTCGCGGCTCTGGTTCTGGAGAAACAGTTAAAAGCTGACGATTATAAGTCCTTTATCGAGAACGAGTTAGGCAAGATCAAGAAACTGAGCGCGTAA
- the atpB gene encoding F0F1 ATP synthase subunit A produces the protein MLKQIFATALLLFSLPLFASEGEASKPFDLNEVLVHHLMDHAEFPFNVGGKKVFEGHESFDPHAENIFVDHSTGHRFHFVGGIDLHITRRVTMMWIVSFLLLIVFIPAARLIAKNPLKIQSRFANAVEAFITFLKKDVVDANTDGHGHSYYHYIFTLFFFILFCNLMGLIPPVGEVIQLGIESVNAGEEVAAATEHAASGHHEPIWIAKVWNGITVTGDVSVTVSLALITLLLIYGTGFVYQGPKFILHSVPNGVPAPLYLLMWPLEFIISPLAKAFALTVRLLANMTAGHVIILALLGFIFQFQTLWVSIASVPGAVAIYFLELFVAFLQAYVFALLTSLFIGSSMHRH, from the coding sequence ATGTTGAAACAAATCTTCGCAACCGCATTATTATTGTTCTCACTTCCATTATTTGCTTCTGAGGGAGAAGCTTCCAAACCTTTCGATTTGAATGAGGTGTTGGTTCACCACTTGATGGACCACGCTGAGTTTCCTTTCAACGTGGGTGGAAAGAAAGTTTTCGAAGGACATGAAAGTTTTGATCCTCATGCAGAAAACATCTTCGTAGATCATTCGACCGGTCATAGATTCCATTTCGTTGGCGGTATCGATCTTCATATCACTCGTCGTGTTACGATGATGTGGATTGTTTCTTTCCTTCTTTTAATCGTATTTATTCCAGCGGCTCGTTTGATCGCAAAAAATCCATTAAAGATACAAAGTAGATTTGCGAACGCTGTCGAAGCTTTTATCACTTTCTTGAAAAAGGATGTAGTGGATGCAAATACTGATGGCCACGGACATTCTTATTATCATTACATTTTCACATTATTCTTCTTCATTCTATTCTGTAACTTAATGGGACTCATTCCTCCAGTAGGAGAAGTGATCCAACTTGGAATCGAATCTGTGAATGCAGGCGAAGAAGTTGCAGCTGCAACAGAACATGCAGCTTCTGGTCACCATGAACCGATCTGGATCGCAAAAGTTTGGAATGGTATTACTGTCACAGGTGATGTTTCCGTAACCGTTTCTCTTGCACTTATTACATTACTTCTGATCTACGGAACAGGATTCGTTTACCAAGGACCGAAGTTCATTCTTCATTCCGTTCCGAATGGAGTTCCTGCACCTCTTTATTTACTAATGTGGCCATTGGAGTTTATCATCTCCCCACTTGCTAAAGCATTCGCACTCACTGTGCGTCTTTTGGCGAACATGACCGCTGGACACGTAATCATCTTAGCGCTGCTCGGATTTATTTTCCAATTCCAGACTTTATGGGTTTCTATCGCTTCCGTTCCTGGGGCAGTCGCTATCTATTTCTTGGAATTGTTCGTGGCCTTCTTACAGGCTTACGTGTTTGCTTTATTAACTTCGCTCTTTATTGGATCGAGCATGCATAGGCACTAA
- a CDS encoding LytR/AlgR family response regulator transcription factor, which produces MNSVLYKVLVIEDEVPARDLLRKFLEYWPQFEVGGIARTGSQAIDLLKKEKFDLMFLDINLPEKTGLQVLEEIGENLPVLVFTTAYREHTLKAFEVGACDYLLKPYTKERFSACMERALHHLQLKSISNSRASGEPDPVFVFRDGGLIHRVLYADLYYLTANGKRSVLHTKDGDYETAKLLGDLEKELPKTDFLRIHRKHMVNRNLVSAAKSQAGGAYTIYLKDEDETNLPVGREFVDGVKGLFGK; this is translated from the coding sequence ATGAATAGCGTGCTATATAAGGTATTAGTAATAGAAGACGAGGTCCCTGCTCGGGACCTTCTCCGCAAATTTTTGGAATATTGGCCACAGTTTGAAGTAGGTGGGATCGCAAGAACGGGTTCCCAGGCAATTGACCTTCTGAAAAAAGAAAAATTCGATTTAATGTTTTTGGACATTAATCTTCCTGAAAAAACGGGCTTACAAGTTTTGGAAGAAATCGGGGAGAATCTTCCCGTATTAGTATTCACAACTGCTTACAGAGAACATACACTCAAAGCATTCGAAGTGGGAGCCTGCGATTATCTTCTGAAACCTTATACAAAAGAAAGATTTTCCGCATGTATGGAAAGGGCGCTTCATCATCTGCAGCTAAAGTCCATTTCTAATTCCAGGGCAAGCGGAGAACCGGATCCAGTATTTGTTTTTCGTGATGGAGGCTTGATCCACCGAGTTTTGTATGCAGATCTATATTATCTTACCGCCAATGGAAAACGTTCTGTTCTACATACTAAGGATGGAGATTACGAAACTGCCAAACTATTGGGCGACTTAGAAAAAGAATTACCTAAAACGGATTTTTTACGCATCCACAGAAAACATATGGTGAATCGAAATCTTGTTTCTGCCGCAAAATCCCAAGCAGGTGGGGCATATACAATCTATCTGAAAGACGAAGATGAGACCAATCTTCCAGTAGGAAGAGAATTCGTGGACGGAGTCAAGGGCCTCTTCGGGAAGTAG
- the atpE gene encoding ATP synthase F0 subunit C: protein MEFGLGYIGVGIAAGLAILGAGLGIGRIGGSAAEGISRQPDAAGKIQTAMIISAALIEGAALFAIVIAFLAGGTLNTAVSKASAAKTEVSAPAEGK, encoded by the coding sequence ATGGAATTCGGACTAGGTTACATTGGAGTAGGAATCGCAGCTGGACTCGCTATTTTAGGCGCAGGACTCGGAATCGGAAGAATCGGTGGCTCTGCTGCTGAAGGAATCAGCCGTCAACCTGATGCAGCTGGAAAAATCCAAACTGCAATGATCATCTCTGCAGCCCTTATCGAAGGTGCGGCTCTGTTCGCAATCGTTATTGCGTTCCTTGCAGGTGGAACTCTGAACACTGCAGTTAGCAAAGCATCTGCTGCTAAAACTGAAGTTTCTGCACCGGCTGAAGGTAAATAA
- the atpH gene encoding ATP synthase F1 subunit delta, whose translation MSYSAIPKTYAAAFADASSSPEEAEQELDSIVSIFKIEPQFRDFFDTPSVKREDKEAVLLKTFQGKISEITLNFLQVLLRRGRFSFLSEIHEALKEELDRKAGRVRAKVKSYPAMDEASLSKLREVLKERFKSEFILEASEDPSLLGGFVVRFQDLAIDSSMKSQLKKVRQTLLDSKLPVGVVYEN comes from the coding sequence ATGAGCTATTCTGCGATCCCAAAAACATACGCGGCCGCTTTCGCGGACGCTAGTTCTTCTCCGGAAGAAGCCGAACAGGAATTGGATTCTATCGTAAGTATTTTTAAGATAGAACCGCAGTTCCGCGATTTTTTCGATACCCCTTCCGTTAAAAGGGAAGATAAGGAAGCTGTTCTATTAAAGACCTTCCAGGGGAAAATTTCGGAAATCACACTGAACTTTTTACAGGTGCTTCTTCGCAGGGGAAGATTTTCATTTCTTTCCGAAATTCACGAAGCTTTAAAAGAAGAACTGGATCGTAAAGCAGGAAGAGTTCGCGCGAAAGTTAAAAGTTATCCCGCTATGGATGAGGCTTCTCTCTCCAAACTTAGGGAAGTATTAAAAGAAAGATTCAAATCGGAGTTCATCTTGGAAGCAAGTGAAGATCCGAGCCTTCTCGGAGGTTTCGTGGTCAGATTCCAAGACTTGGCGATCGACTCTTCCATGAAAAGCCAACTTAAGAAAGTAAGGCAAACCTTGCTGGACAGCAAATTACCGGTCGGAGTGGTGTATGAAAATTAA
- the corA gene encoding magnesium/cobalt transporter CorA: MIRFLSFPTPKEKHSASKAITRKTDATFLKNFSLAKTLNKEKVWIDVENPSSEDLIFLSKNCGFHDLAIEDCVNRNQRPKFEDYEDHAFIVLHSFKSEGEQSISATETHVFFNRKFIVSVHENKEPLIDSLWNRTLMEQNFSSKGTDHVLYLLFDLLVDSNFPILDQISEQITDLENQILISEIEPDFITNILYVKRNLVRMRRVLSPQREVLNLIMRYEDKFLSERVRFYFRDVYDHLSRLVETIDMDRDLIGNSMDAYFSILSQKTNDIIKRLTLVSMIFMPLTFLTGFFGMNFTELPYESRLILSGSLTTMLAIPAVMILYFKYKNWFKD, translated from the coding sequence ATGATACGTTTTCTTTCCTTCCCTACTCCCAAAGAAAAACATTCCGCCTCTAAAGCGATCACTCGGAAAACGGATGCCACGTTTTTAAAAAATTTCTCACTGGCAAAAACTCTAAATAAAGAGAAAGTCTGGATCGACGTAGAAAATCCTAGTTCGGAAGATCTTATCTTTTTATCTAAAAACTGCGGGTTTCATGATCTTGCGATCGAAGACTGTGTGAACAGGAACCAGAGACCCAAGTTCGAAGATTACGAGGACCATGCGTTTATAGTCCTTCATAGTTTTAAATCAGAAGGCGAACAATCTATTTCTGCCACCGAAACTCATGTATTTTTCAATCGCAAGTTTATAGTTTCCGTCCATGAAAATAAGGAACCATTAATAGATTCTCTTTGGAATCGGACCCTTATGGAGCAGAATTTTTCTTCTAAGGGAACAGATCATGTTCTCTATCTTTTATTCGACCTTTTGGTGGATTCTAATTTTCCAATTTTGGACCAGATCTCGGAACAAATTACAGATCTGGAAAATCAAATCTTGATCAGCGAGATTGAACCGGACTTTATAACAAATATTTTATACGTGAAAAGGAATCTGGTCCGAATGAGAAGGGTTCTTTCTCCCCAAAGAGAAGTGCTAAATCTGATTATGAGGTATGAAGACAAATTCCTTTCTGAAAGAGTTAGATTTTATTTTAGGGACGTATATGATCATTTGAGTAGGCTAGTAGAAACAATTGATATGGACAGGGACCTGATCGGGAACTCTATGGATGCATATTTCTCTATTCTTTCTCAGAAAACGAACGATATCATCAAACGATTGACCCTGGTCTCTATGATCTTTATGCCTCTCACATTCTTGACTGGATTTTTCGGGATGAATTTTACGGAACTTCCTTACGAGAGCAGACTAATCCTAAGTGGCTCTCTTACCACAATGCTCGCAATCCCTGCCGTTATGATTTTGTATTTTAAATATAAAAATTGGTTCAAAGATTAG
- a CDS encoding SDR family oxidoreductase, with amino-acid sequence MDKKIAIVTGASRGIGEEVSKQLSKSGIHIICASRKKEDSEKTASSIQKSGGSAEAFALDVSDPNSIQSFLKDVLTKYPKIDILVNNAGIYLDNGSIENTTLEMLQGTLDTNLIGPFLLSQKILGVMKKNGYGRIVNVSSGMGQLYDMSSGYSAYRISKTALNALTRILHSESSDKDIKVNSVCPGWVRTDMGGKSATRSVEHGAETIVWAAQLDKSGPSGIFLRDKKEIPW; translated from the coding sequence ATGGACAAAAAAATTGCAATCGTAACAGGCGCAAGCCGAGGCATAGGCGAAGAAGTTTCCAAACAACTTTCCAAATCGGGGATCCACATTATCTGCGCTTCCCGTAAAAAAGAAGATTCCGAAAAAACTGCATCTTCTATCCAAAAATCAGGCGGCTCTGCAGAAGCATTTGCTCTGGATGTTTCCGATCCTAATTCTATCCAATCTTTCTTGAAAGATGTTCTCACGAAATATCCAAAGATCGACATTCTTGTAAATAACGCTGGGATCTATCTGGACAACGGCTCTATCGAAAACACTACATTAGAAATGCTTCAGGGAACCTTGGATACAAATCTGATAGGACCTTTTCTTTTATCCCAAAAGATCCTAGGAGTCATGAAGAAGAACGGTTATGGAAGAATCGTAAACGTCAGCTCAGGTATGGGACAACTTTATGATATGAGTTCAGGCTATTCCGCATATCGTATTTCCAAAACTGCTTTGAATGCACTGACTAGAATTCTTCATTCAGAATCTTCCGACAAAGATATTAAAGTGAATTCCGTATGTCCTGGTTGGGTTCGAACAGACATGGGCGGTAAATCAGCAACTCGTTCTGTAGAACATGGCGCTGAGACAATTGTTTGGGCGGCTCAATTAGACAAGAGTGGACCAAGTGGAATTTTTCTAAGAGATAAGAAGGAGATTCCTTGGTAA
- a CDS encoding TetR/AcrR family transcriptional regulator, protein MAKDTRDLILRTSLKLFSEQGYHGSTMRQIAQRAGLSLGLAYRYFESKESILEGIIESHDTILKKYLPEKLNTSENRAELIQFLGGQIIKLVKENEEYLRLYWSLMLQPKIHRLKKRNIHLVNLIFYENSKKIILALKPNYTEFEVKNLTSAIIGYMINHLTNKREFTLEDFRAYIVYALENT, encoded by the coding sequence ATGGCCAAAGATACAAGAGACCTAATCTTAAGAACTTCCCTCAAATTATTTTCTGAACAAGGGTATCACGGATCTACCATGAGGCAAATTGCCCAGAGAGCCGGTTTATCCTTGGGCCTTGCCTACCGCTATTTCGAATCTAAAGAATCAATTTTAGAAGGGATCATTGAGTCACATGATACGATCCTAAAAAAATATCTCCCTGAAAAATTGAATACTTCAGAGAATAGAGCCGAGCTTATCCAATTTTTAGGCGGACAGATAATCAAATTGGTTAAAGAGAACGAAGAATATCTTCGTTTATACTGGAGTTTAATGCTCCAGCCAAAAATCCATAGATTAAAAAAACGGAATATTCATTTGGTTAATTTAATCTTTTATGAGAATTCTAAAAAGATCATACTTGCTTTAAAACCAAATTATACTGAATTCGAAGTAAAAAATCTTACTTCAGCGATCATAGGTTATATGATCAATCACCTGACCAATAAGAGAGAGTTTACCCTGGAAGATTTCCGCGCGTATATAGTTTACGCCTTGGAGAACACCTAA
- a CDS encoding AtpZ/AtpI family protein: protein MSEPDQKPPENNDTSAWQLASVGTEFAFILIASVFIGRYLDGRFGWSPFGILFGAIFGFGYGIYYLITRVSQFDKKD, encoded by the coding sequence ATGAGCGAACCGGATCAAAAACCACCAGAAAATAACGATACTTCTGCATGGCAGCTTGCTAGTGTAGGGACGGAGTTTGCTTTTATTCTTATTGCATCCGTCTTTATAGGAAGGTATCTGGATGGACGTTTCGGTTGGTCTCCATTTGGGATCTTATTCGGGGCGATTTTCGGATTCGGTTACGGGATTTATTATCTTATCACCAGAGTTTCCCAATTCGATAAAAAGGACTAG
- the atpG gene encoding ATP synthase F1 subunit gamma: protein MATPREIKKRISSVKNTRKITRTMEMVATAKSKKLSDRVNASHPFSNKIKELVGALASLASVVKSPYLRKPNTIRSIALLVITANRGLCGGYNSKTIRLAKNRIQELKDQGVNVRLFVVGKKGISYFQFAKEKIEKSYTHIDDKSGYKEAEEFADFFLGLFASEEVDSVEIISTVYHSSANQEAEVTKVLPFEAQGEANVGSNVLYEPSPADILESLLPLVVKTAFLKAILEANCSEQIAKRVAMKSATDAASEMIKLLTRGYNRIRQAKITQEISEIVAGADSLN, encoded by the coding sequence TTGGCTACACCTCGGGAAATAAAGAAACGGATCAGCTCCGTTAAAAACACTCGGAAGATCACTCGAACTATGGAAATGGTCGCTACGGCTAAATCCAAAAAGTTGAGTGATCGGGTGAACGCGTCCCATCCATTCTCTAACAAAATTAAGGAATTGGTGGGAGCGCTTGCATCACTTGCTTCCGTAGTAAAAAGTCCTTATTTAAGAAAACCGAATACGATCCGTTCGATCGCTCTTCTTGTGATTACTGCAAACAGAGGTCTTTGTGGAGGATATAACTCCAAGACGATCCGTTTAGCAAAAAATCGTATCCAAGAATTGAAAGATCAGGGCGTGAACGTTCGACTTTTTGTTGTCGGTAAAAAGGGAATTTCCTATTTCCAATTCGCAAAAGAGAAAATAGAAAAATCTTATACTCATATCGACGATAAGTCCGGTTACAAGGAAGCGGAAGAATTTGCAGACTTCTTTTTGGGTCTATTTGCAAGTGAAGAGGTGGATTCTGTGGAAATTATTTCTACAGTTTATCATTCTTCTGCAAACCAAGAGGCTGAAGTTACTAAGGTTCTTCCGTTCGAAGCACAAGGAGAAGCTAACGTAGGTTCCAACGTTCTATATGAGCCAAGTCCGGCTGATATTTTGGAATCACTTCTTCCTTTAGTGGTAAAAACTGCATTTTTAAAAGCGATCTTGGAAGCAAATTGTTCCGAGCAGATCGCAAAGCGCGTGGCCATGAAATCCGCAACGGACGCGGCCTCCGAGATGATCAAACTTCTGACCCGCGGTTATAACCGTATTCGTCAGGCGAAGATCACTCAGGAGATCTCGGAGATCGTAGCGGGTGCGGACTCGCTAAACTAG